The genomic region GTAGACGTTACAACTGAACAAGGACGATCTTGGCCTATATTCGCGTCTGAGATCACTTTGATATTATTATTTGGGCTGCATATTCCGATGGTCCAAAGTGTAATTTGAGGCATTCTACCTTAGGTAGAGACTGTCTTGGTCATAATCTGATCTTGATCTGCAATACAGACCCTGGCTCGGATTGCTGCGTGGCAGATGTGATTGAGGAAACGCGAATTTTGGCTGCCAATTAGAAACCGGAGGGAGGAATCAGCCTCACTGGAGCGCTGCTGCATGATGACCCCGAAAGAGTACGTATCGAACGCGAATTTTGGACAGAGGCCAGCTTTGACCAGGTACTCAGGTACTTCGAGTGCCTGAAAGCGTGGCAGTGAAATCGTTACCTGGGTCAATTAGTACATCAAGGCCCAACCCTCTCATTCATTCTCAATTTCCTGCACCGTACCTGCACCACTTATCATTTACCAGAGGTTTTTACTATGACAGAGGTCTACTGAAATCTATTAAGCATGCCGCAAACAGCAAGAATTCCGACCGCTCTATGGGAAGCTCAAAGGGCACGCATAACTGAGCTGTACGCCGATCAACACAAGACTCTCGACGAGGTTATCCAGATCATGGCGGAATCTGGCTTCCATGCTACGTGAGTAAAAAGATGCCAGATTAGTATTACTCGTCTAATAGGAAGATAGGAAGGCCCAATACATTCGCAAAGTAAACGTCAACTGGAAACTGGAAAAGAACTACACCAAAAAAAAATGGCAGCATGCAAGCGCTTTAGTCGAGAAGCGTCAGGCAGAGGGAAAATTAACGAAACTCAGCATTAATGGCAAAGTTATCTCGGAGAAGAGGCGAAAGAAAGCACTGAGAAGATACCGCGTTTCgcaggttgaagaagaatgtAAGTGTAGCATGCTTGGATTCAAACACCTGCTAATCTGGTGAGTTTGAAGTCGCTAATACTACCGCCTGTGGGGTGGTTGCTTGTACACCGCCATCTTCGAACTCCAGGGTCGTTCTCATCAACGGCCTCCCCTGGCTGAAGTTCCGAGAAAGCCTCAACAGTCTAAGTGAGTTTGTACTTACCCCAACCGTCCTATCTCAAAACTGACGCAACGCAGTTGAGAGTCGAACACCACTATTCAGTCCAAACCAACAAAATGGGACACTTGACTTCTGGGAAGTGGCAAATAAATTGCTATCCAGCGTCCATACCACCGGGAAAATGATTACTGGAAGTCTCCCATTGCCAGAGCCACCAAGACCTGTCTCCGACAATCTTTCGAAACACCTTGACGTAGAAGGAGAGCGGCTGTTTAAACTGGTGCCAATGTTGGATAATCCTCTGGAAATCgtccaacaccaagagccaCCATGGTTAAATATTTTCAACTCGCTGGTGTTTCTTTGCTCCAATAATATGATGGAAACCAAAAGCTCCGCCTACGAGCTTCTCCAGGTCGCCATCTCGAGTGGCTTTCTCATTAAGATGAAGCGTTTATTTGCAATGAGTGTACCGACACTCGAAATATTTGCAAGACACCTTCTGTTTGTGGCGCTCCGAGTTCAAGGAAGCAAAGGAATAGAGCTCCTGCATTTCTTACTCGAGTCTGGGATCAGTCCCAATAGCATTGATCCAAATGATTGCAGATACTCTGCGCTTCAAAGAGCCGTACAAGAAAAGAACCGGGACGCCGTTCAACTCCTCCTTCAAATTGACGCCGATCCAAATGGAAAAGTACAATGCACCGGAAACTTCACTCCCGAGAGCCCTCTCAATAACGCCCTGAACCgggatggtgatggagaAATCGCAAAAATGTTAATTGAATCAGGGGCAGATGTCAATTTCGGATTTGACAAGCCTTTGATCAAAGCTGTCAATTATGGGGACTTGGCCCTCGTAAAACTCATGTTGGAAGCTGGAGCAGACCTAAAGATGCTTCCGGCAGAAGGTCTTTGGATGATATACTCTGCAATCAAACGTCAGGAATTGAGTCTGGTCAACATATTGATTGAAGCGGGAGTGAGCCCGAACTTAGTGATCGACAAACTTGACGATAAGGATATCAAGTGTCTGGAACAAGAGTTAGGCTCTTTCAACACGAACGGTATTAGGACGCCTCTCCATTACGCAATATCTTTTCGCGATGTTGGAATCGTCAAGCGTCTTATCAAAGGCGGCGCAGTCCTGGACATATTCATCGATCCAAGAATGCTTAAGAAGACGAACATAACTCTGCCCACGAATGAAATATTGACTCCTCTTCAGATGTCAATCCAGGAGGATGAGCATGAAATCACCAAAATCTTGTTGGATGCAGGTGCAGGCGTTGACTTCCGACATCCAGCTACTGGGACCGCACTGCAGTTAATATGCAGCTCAGAAATGGAGGAAGGAGAGAAGATAGAGTTTACTGAAGTCTTATTGGCAAAGGGGGCGGACATCAACTCTCTGCCTGGCGAGTCTGCAGGGAGAACCGCAATGCAGGCCGCGGCAGAATCTGGGAATCTTGACCTCCTAAAGCTACTTTTGACGAGAGACGGCAATCCCTTTGCCTCTGCCGCTAAGAAAGATGGGTTGACAATTTTCCAAGCCGCATTGAAGTCGCGATCTGCTAAGCTTGTGACCTACGTATTGTGGGAACTCGGGAGTCACCATGGATGTCTCAGTATCCTCGATGGAACGA from Fusarium fujikuroi IMI 58289 draft genome, chromosome FFUJ_chr04 harbors:
- a CDS encoding related to ankyrin, whose product is MPQTARIPTALWEAQRARITELYADQHKTLDEVIQIMAESGFHATKAQYIRKHASALVEKRQAEGKLTKLSINGKVISEKRRKKALRRYRVSQVEEEFANTTACGVVACTPPSSNSRVVLINGLPWLKFRESLNSLIESRTPLFSPNQQNGTLDFWEVANKLLSSVHTTGKMITGSLPLPEPPRPVSDNLSKHLDVEGERLFKLVPMLDNPLEIVQHQEPPWLNIFNSLVFLCSNNMMETKSSAYELLQVAISSGFLIKMKRLFAMSVPTLEIFARHLLFVALRVQGSKGIELLHFLLESGISPNSIDPNDCRYSALQRAVQEKNRDAVQLLLQIDADPNGKVQCTGNFTPESPLNNALNRDGDGEIAKMLIESGADVNFGFDKPLIKAVNYGDLALVKLMLEAGADLKMLPAEGLWMIYSAIKRQELSLVNILIEAGVSPNLVIDKLDDKDIKCLEQELGSFNTNGIRTPLHYAISFRDVGIVKRLIKGGAVLDIFIDPRMLKKTNITLPTNEILTPLQMSIQEDEHEITKILLDAGAGVDFRHPATGTALQLICSSEMEEGEKIEFTEVLLAKGADINSLPGESAGRTAMQAAAESGNLDLLKLLLTRDGNPFASAAKKDGLTIFQAALKSRSAKLVTYVLWELGSHHGCLSILDGTNYLEEAVSTGDRRILDIIMEFWSCHGLRWPREFVSSAIKAAIRDGFTHFIHVLDTASFAIPEENANSMICESIRNGNKRTFDWLIECFAGAELDLAQPGCPTSLWLAMHQGEYYMAEHLLNAGANSNKPSLVVCRNLCHHDTGTEMPLKQAICRFDNKFIELLTNNGANIHCLVDGSLTPLLVSLEMRNEDAASFLLSKGVDPNVVGISGTCTALGLALEKVVSLSTVQLLIQRGADVNRPSMWGTPLEQAARDSRQNDHFERCRLLLAAGADVNASTGSTALEIAVTRNMLGLAKLLIEAGADVNVPKAGTTALEVAVHNDNTDLATLLVEAGASLNTSSVQTSALKLAVSNNNLELAALLLAKGADINDSTVGATVLQRAANLGNLELVKHLIDRGADVDATAPGSFATALQFAAMNGSIEIVKHLVKHGASINAEVSPYYGATALGLAVAHGHTESAIYLIEKGASIDKCPSADGATLLQFAAKHGNHEIVTYLVENAMAVNAEPATKRGATALQFAAINGNIKMAIFLVENGARVSAKGAEVDGRTALEGAAEHGRLDMVHLLLDNDEEPDTIEERCCYAAKFAEAQDHDVIARILRNYKRP